The region GACCACCACGGCGTCGGGGAAGAACTCGGCGTAGGTCTCGCAGATCGCCTGATAGAGCGGCGAGTCGGTGGGGGAGATGGTGGCGTCCTCGGTGATGAGGTGCTGGATCTCCACCTCGCTGGCCAGGTCGCCGAGCGCCGTGCGCAGCTGCTCGTCGATCCACTCCTGGCTCTGGCCGGGCAGCGGGCGGATGTCCAGCTCCATGTAGGCCATGGACGGCAGTACGTTGATGGCCTCGCCCGCGCGCAGCACCGTCGGTGCGATGCTCAGGTGGCTCATGGCGTGCGAGTAGCGCGCCAGGTCGCCGAGCGCCTCGTAGCCTTCGCCGCGCAGCAGGGCGGCCTCGGTCTCGGGGTCGAATTTCCAGGCGCGGATGTAGTCCGGCCACGGCTGCTCGGTGGTCACGGAGGGCTGCACCGACGCGATACGGCGAGCAACCTCACCAATCTTGGTGACGGCCATGTCGCGGTCGTGCGGGGCGGAGCCGTGGCCGGCGTCCCCGCGCACCACGAGGCGGCGCTGGGCCGCGCCCTTCTCACCAATCACCACGACGATCGCGTCCGAGCCGTCGCGCACCGGCAGGTGGGAGCCGCCCTCCTCGGAGAGGCAGTTCTTCCAGCTGAACGGCTCCGGGTCGAGCTGCGAGAGGTAGCCGGCGCCGAGCCCGCCGCGCGCCTCCTCGTCCGCCACGCCCACGAAAGTCAGTGTGCCGCGCGGGCGTTTGCCGCTCAGGGCCACGTCGCGGGTGGCGGCGGCCATCGCGGCGGTGATGTACAGCATGTCGGTGGCGCCGCGGCCGTAGAGTCGGCCGTCGATAATTTCGGCGCCGAAGGGGTCGTGCGTCCACTGCTCCTTATCGACGGGCACTACGTCCGTGTGGCCGAGCAGCGTGAGGGGCTCCGCGGAGGGGTCGGTACCCTCGATGGTAAACGCGATAGACACCCTCCCATCTGTGGGTTCATACTTTTGGATGCGCACGGGAGCGCCGTCGAAAAACGATTCGAGCGTGGCCGCGTTGCGGTATTCTCCCCCCGAAGTTGGGGTAAGGTCGTTGACACACGTATTTTGGATAAGGGTTCGTAAGAGATCCACTGTTGCGCTATGTAGGTTCATGTCTGGCATATTAGGTGCTTTTGTGGGCATCCAGAGAGGAGTTGGTGTCGTATGGCTCGAAGAGAACTCAGCCAGGACCCCCGCGCTGTGAAAACGCGGAACGCGATCATCAAGACAACTACCGAGTTGTTGAATGAGCACCGGGTTGAGGACATCACGGTGTCCCAGATTGTGAACGCGGCAGGGATGAGCCGCCAGGTTTTCTACGAGCACTTCAAGGACCGCGACGCCGCCGTCAAGGCAGCAATCCAGCGCGCGCTGGCCCCGGCGGTGAACGATTACATCGAGACGTATAAGAAGACCGGCGAGATGCCTCCTGCGCTGGAGGCGCTGTTCTCGCAGCTCGCCGAGGTTCGTTGCCTCTTGAGCCACGTGATTAACGGCCCGGCCCACGCCACGCTGATGGCTTGCTTTACAACGCCCGAGATGCCAATGCTGCACGACATGGTGACGGCGATGCGCGCCGAGGTCGTCCCGATGACCGACGAGGAAGCTGCCGACGTGGCTTCTTACCTGTGCTCCGGCGCGTTTTCGATCTTTATGAAGTCGGCGACTGAGTCCGAGAATTACGAGGAAGCCGTCAAACGCGCAATGAGCGTGTTCGGAGTGTTCGGTAGGGCAATGAGCTTGCCTCAGTGAGGTATCCTGCATTCATGACACCACGTGAACTTAGTATGGACCCGCGCGCGGTTCGTACGCGCACGGCGTTACTGAACGCAACGAAGGAACTGCTGCTCCATTACCGGGTGGATGAGCTTTCGTTGTCCCAGATTGTGAAGTACGCGCAGGTCAGCCGCCAGGCCTGCTACGAGCACTTTCACGACAAGGACGCGCTCATCCTGGCTGCGGGGTGCGACATTTGCCTCCCTGCCTACGAGTCTTTCGTCAATGACATCGTGATCGACGAAACGTACCCGGACCAGGTGGCGCGGCTGGTGAAGCACCTCGAGCGCTACGACAAGGCGGTCAAGCATCTGATCAACTCCTCGGTGCACGGCCATCTCAACGACAAGATCTGCAACATTCTGGCGGACGCCTACCTGAAGAAGATCTACACCCAGATCGAGTCAGGCGAAGAAATTGCTCTGACGGAGGAAACGCTGCGCGACACGGCCCGCTTCATGGCTGCCGGAACACAGGACATCCTGATCGACGGCATGCTGCGCGACCGCGAGCATGAAGAAACCGCGCAACGCGTAGAAAACGTTCGCGCGGCATTAGATCTCGTGATCGGCGCGCTGCGCGCCACCAGTGGTGGGGCAGCGGACGAGCAGTAGCA is a window of Corynebacterium pseudogenitalium DNA encoding:
- a CDS encoding M20/M25/M40 family metallo-hydrolase, translated to MNLHSATVDLLRTLIQNTCVNDLTPTSGGEYRNAATLESFFDGAPVRIQKYEPTDGRVSIAFTIEGTDPSAEPLTLLGHTDVVPVDKEQWTHDPFGAEIIDGRLYGRGATDMLYITAAMAAATRDVALSGKRPRGTLTFVGVADEEARGGLGAGYLSQLDPEPFSWKNCLSEEGGSHLPVRDGSDAIVVVIGEKGAAQRRLVVRGDAGHGSAPHDRDMAVTKIGEVARRIASVQPSVTTEQPWPDYIRAWKFDPETEAALLRGEGYEALGDLARYSHAMSHLSIAPTVLRAGEAINVLPSMAYMELDIRPLPGQSQEWIDEQLRTALGDLASEVEIQHLITEDATISPTDSPLYQAICETYAEFFPDAVVVPTIAAGGSDLRFARRKGGVGYGFAMHARERHLGQVLDLLHGHDEYVDIEDVHLTVDAYRSLIRRFLDA
- a CDS encoding TetR/AcrR family transcriptional regulator, producing MARRELSQDPRAVKTRNAIIKTTTELLNEHRVEDITVSQIVNAAGMSRQVFYEHFKDRDAAVKAAIQRALAPAVNDYIETYKKTGEMPPALEALFSQLAEVRCLLSHVINGPAHATLMACFTTPEMPMLHDMVTAMRAEVVPMTDEEAADVASYLCSGAFSIFMKSATESENYEEAVKRAMSVFGVFGRAMSLPQ
- a CDS encoding TetR/AcrR family transcriptional regulator; protein product: MTPRELSMDPRAVRTRTALLNATKELLLHYRVDELSLSQIVKYAQVSRQACYEHFHDKDALILAAGCDICLPAYESFVNDIVIDETYPDQVARLVKHLERYDKAVKHLINSSVHGHLNDKICNILADAYLKKIYTQIESGEEIALTEETLRDTARFMAAGTQDILIDGMLRDREHEETAQRVENVRAALDLVIGALRATSGGAADEQ